One window of the Candidatus Dadabacteria bacterium genome contains the following:
- a CDS encoding helix-turn-helix transcriptional regulator: MTFGDYIRAKRKQKKVTQETLADYLGVSKVYVHQIETGKADSPSRDRCRQIAKFLKVSFDETWKRSRQERLRKFVEREHIDKKDLEILTDEERYLVKLYRVLDNEVKKDFNGMVFMLFKHYKNSEVRKILEEFLKCA; the protein is encoded by the coding sequence ATGACCTTCGGCGATTACATAAGAGCCAAAAGGAAACAAAAAAAGGTTACTCAGGAGACTCTTGCGGACTATCTCGGCGTTTCCAAAGTTTACGTCCATCAGATTGAAACAGGCAAGGCGGATTCCCCTTCGCGGGATAGATGTCGCCAGATAGCAAAGTTCCTTAAAGTCAGTTTTGATGAGACATGGAAACGCTCGCGGCAGGAAAGGCTTCGCAAGTTTGTTGAACGGGAGCACATAGATAAAAAAGACCTTGAGATTCTAACGGACGAGGAGCGGTATCTGGTCAAATTATACCGGGTGCTTGACAATGAGGTTAAGAAAGACTTCAACGGAATGGTCTTTATGCTGTTCAAGCACTACAAGAACTCTGAAGTAAGAAAAATTCTTGAAGAGTTCCTCAAATGCGCCTGA
- the pilM gene encoding pilus assembly protein PilM produces MKSGFFRKVIESAGGMLGGSPAVGIDIGSHSVKAVALKKERGGGFSATAGEAFYADLFADGDDPRRAVEPLSLLAGDFGLRGAAAAVSVSGASVFAGGVPYSGGSPEEAVSARLSALFPEGADGCVSDFCVSGDVAHMAVAKTAAVRGRVSALRSCGLIPHVVDYDGFAVVNSRLRSRPESEGAAVLLNVGRSVTNLAVLDGAKTVLTRDLPCGSGEVTLAMANAGDMTADEAEVKKMSLGADSMPDFIGAAREFSLKLAREARATLDVFVSPEYSPAVIEISGGGALLYGLADALGETLGAEARLSDPLKGLCDGAAEISAKCAVATGLALRVAK; encoded by the coding sequence ATGAAAAGCGGCTTTTTCAGGAAAGTCATTGAAAGCGCGGGCGGCATGCTCGGCGGGTCTCCCGCGGTGGGGATTGACATCGGCTCCCATTCCGTCAAGGCGGTTGCGCTCAAAAAAGAGCGCGGCGGCGGGTTTTCCGCAACCGCCGGAGAGGCGTTTTACGCAGACCTGTTTGCGGACGGAGACGACCCGCGCCGCGCTGTTGAGCCGCTTTCCCTTCTCGCCGGAGATTTCGGCCTCAGAGGGGCGGCTGCGGCGGTTTCGGTGTCCGGCGCGTCCGTGTTTGCGGGCGGTGTTCCGTATTCCGGCGGCTCCCCCGAAGAGGCGGTTTCCGCCCGCCTGTCCGCGCTCTTTCCCGAAGGCGCGGACGGCTGCGTGAGCGATTTCTGCGTCTCCGGCGATGTCGCGCATATGGCGGTCGCAAAAACCGCCGCCGTTCGCGGGCGCGTCTCCGCATTGCGGTCTTGCGGCCTTATTCCCCACGTTGTGGACTATGACGGCTTTGCGGTTGTTAACTCCCGCCTCCGCTCCCGCCCGGAGAGCGAAGGGGCGGCGGTTCTTCTCAATGTGGGGCGGTCTGTAACCAATCTCGCCGTTCTGGACGGCGCAAAGACCGTCCTGACAAGAGACCTTCCGTGCGGCTCCGGCGAGGTAACGCTCGCAATGGCGAACGCCGGAGACATGACGGCGGACGAGGCGGAGGTGAAAAAGATGTCTCTCGGCGCGGACTCAATGCCCGACTTTATCGGCGCGGCCCGCGAGTTCTCTCTGAAACTGGCGCGGGAGGCGCGGGCGACCCTTGACGTGTTTGTTTCCCCGGAATACTCCCCCGCCGTGATTGAAATTTCCGGCGGCGGGGCGCTGCTTTACGGTCTCGCGGACGCGCTTGGGGAAACCCTTGGGGCGGAGGCGCGGCTTTCCGACCCGCTGAAGGGGCTTTGCGACGGGGCGGCGGAGATTTCGGCAAAGTGCGCCGTTGCCACGGGGCTGGCGCTGAGGGTGGCGAAGTGA